One segment of Candidatus Fermentibacter sp. DNA contains the following:
- the frr gene encoding ribosome recycling factor, with translation MSGLNDEIRQKMEKTVTNTSREMTGIRTGKASPALLDNIRVECWGSAMPLRQVAGISAPEPRMLVVQPWDQSTAAAIVKAVESSELGLRAAIDGQVIRIPIPKLSEERRKDLLKMVRRMAEEGRTAVRNLRRDGNDAVHKARKNGEVSEDEEKRLLEEVQKVADGSVSEIDRILKAKEEEITEV, from the coding sequence ATGTCAGGACTGAACGACGAGATCCGCCAGAAGATGGAGAAGACGGTCACCAACACGTCCCGCGAGATGACCGGCATCAGGACGGGCAAGGCCAGTCCCGCACTCCTCGACAACATCAGGGTGGAATGCTGGGGGTCGGCCATGCCTCTCAGGCAGGTCGCGGGGATATCGGCCCCGGAGCCGCGGATGCTGGTGGTCCAGCCCTGGGACCAGTCCACCGCAGCCGCCATCGTGAAGGCCGTGGAGTCCAGCGAGCTGGGCCTCAGGGCCGCGATCGACGGACAGGTGATCCGCATCCCGATCCCCAAGCTCTCGGAGGAGAGGCGGAAGGACCTGCTCAAGATGGTCCGCCGGATGGCCGAGGAGGGCAGGACCGCGGTCAGGAACCTCAGGAGGGACGGGAACGATGCCGTCCACAAGGCGCGGAAGAACGGCGAGGTCTCCGAGGACGAGGAGAAGAGGCTGCTCGAGGAGGTCCAGAAGGTGGCCGACGGCTCCGTCTCCGAGATCGACCGCATCCTGAAGGCGAAGGAAGAGGAGATCACGGAGGTCTAG
- a CDS encoding isoprenyl transferase: MNPPVHIAIVMDGNGRWARSRGLARTEGHRAAETSIHQAVEWCGENGVRHLTLFAFSTENWSRPRAEVSLIMSLLRSFIRRNLEELERKDVRIRAMGRLEGLPAGPRSDLLSAIRRTEGNGGLQLILALNYGGRAELADAARRIAAEVASGALDPSAVDEEAISRRLYLPDVPDPDLVIRTSGEQRISNFLLWQSAYSEFYFPEVLWPDFRKEHLDEALRVYSARQRRFGGLA; encoded by the coding sequence TTGAACCCTCCGGTCCACATAGCTATCGTGATGGACGGCAACGGGCGGTGGGCCCGGAGCCGTGGGCTCGCCAGGACCGAGGGGCACAGGGCCGCCGAGACCTCGATCCACCAGGCCGTGGAATGGTGCGGCGAGAACGGGGTCCGCCACCTCACGCTCTTCGCCTTCTCCACCGAGAACTGGAGCCGCCCCCGGGCCGAGGTCTCTCTCATCATGAGCCTCCTGCGCTCGTTCATAAGGCGCAACCTCGAGGAACTCGAACGCAAGGACGTCAGGATAAGGGCCATGGGCAGGCTGGAAGGCCTGCCGGCAGGGCCGCGCAGCGACCTCCTCTCGGCCATCCGGCGCACCGAGGGCAACGGGGGCCTGCAGCTCATCCTCGCGCTCAACTACGGAGGCCGGGCGGAACTCGCCGACGCCGCCCGCAGGATTGCCGCCGAGGTCGCCTCGGGCGCCCTCGATCCGTCGGCCGTCGACGAGGAGGCGATCTCGCGGAGGCTCTACCTGCCCGACGTGCCCGACCCGGATCTCGTCATCAGGACCAGCGGCGAACAGAGGATATCCAACTTCCTGCTCTGGCAGAGCGCGTACTCCGAGTTCTACTTCCCGGAGGTGCTGTGGCCCGACTTCAGGAAGGAGCACCTCGACGAAGCCCTGAGGGTCTACTCGGCGCGGCAGAGACGCTTCGGCGGACTCGCGTGA
- the rseP gene encoding RIP metalloprotease RseP: MLTVLAAIAGFGAIIFFHELGHFVAARLSGLPVERFSMGFPPHIVKIRGRKTEYCIGAIPLGGYVKVDLGTSGETAPDGPWYLRLLTAACGPLFNLLLAIVLFFLVLAVVGQQVSVFSNIVGEGGNLLGLAPGDTVLAVNGVPTADYAAVAAAMSGELSGEITVGTASGRITAAYGLGGVEETPGFVPMLPPVVGESLIGMPAYEAGIRAGDSVLTVDGNTVGSWSDLLGMVEGARGREMTIRYMRDGSVYTASLRPVEIEGMVRIGVVASTPVTNLRYPVPDALLYSVKSATGGAVMIFRSLATVFSRPRELVEMSGGPIFVAETLDQEAGKGLGRLLEAVAGISLAVMCFNLLPIPILDGGQMLLLLYEGMTRRRLSGRAIQVMQQVGVLFILALFVLIMWRDVARLFLRVNQPGS; encoded by the coding sequence ATGCTGACGGTGCTGGCGGCCATTGCCGGATTCGGTGCGATCATCTTCTTCCACGAGCTCGGGCACTTCGTCGCGGCCAGGCTCTCCGGCCTGCCGGTCGAGCGGTTCTCGATGGGCTTCCCCCCGCACATCGTGAAGATCAGGGGGCGGAAGACCGAGTACTGCATCGGCGCGATCCCGCTCGGGGGCTACGTGAAGGTGGACCTCGGAACATCCGGCGAGACGGCTCCCGACGGCCCCTGGTACCTCCGGCTGCTCACGGCCGCCTGCGGCCCTCTCTTCAACCTCCTCCTCGCGATCGTCCTCTTCTTCCTCGTCCTGGCAGTCGTGGGACAGCAGGTCTCGGTCTTCTCGAACATCGTCGGGGAGGGCGGGAACCTCCTCGGCCTGGCGCCGGGGGATACCGTGCTGGCGGTGAACGGCGTCCCGACCGCCGACTACGCCGCCGTGGCCGCCGCCATGTCCGGGGAGCTGTCGGGCGAGATCACCGTCGGGACGGCCTCGGGCAGGATCACGGCCGCATACGGCCTCGGCGGGGTGGAGGAGACGCCGGGTTTCGTCCCCATGCTCCCCCCGGTGGTGGGGGAGAGCCTCATCGGCATGCCGGCCTACGAAGCCGGCATCAGGGCGGGCGACAGCGTGCTCACCGTCGACGGCAACACGGTCGGCTCATGGTCCGACCTGCTGGGGATGGTCGAAGGCGCCCGCGGCCGTGAGATGACGATCAGGTACATGCGGGACGGTTCGGTCTACACCGCCAGCCTGCGCCCCGTGGAGATCGAGGGAATGGTCAGGATCGGCGTCGTGGCGAGCACCCCGGTCACGAATCTCAGGTATCCCGTGCCCGACGCCCTGCTCTACTCGGTGAAGTCGGCCACCGGCGGAGCCGTGATGATCTTCAGGTCGCTCGCCACCGTCTTCTCTCGCCCCAGGGAGCTGGTCGAGATGTCGGGAGGGCCGATCTTCGTGGCCGAGACCCTCGACCAGGAGGCCGGAAAGGGGCTGGGCAGGCTCCTGGAGGCCGTGGCGGGCATCTCGCTGGCCGTCATGTGCTTCAACCTCCTCCCGATCCCGATCCTCGACGGGGGGCAGATGCTGCTGCTCCTCTACGAGGGGATGACGAGGAGGAGGCTCTCGGGGCGGGCGATCCAGGTCATGCAGCAGGTGGGTGTTCTCTTCATACTGGCTCTGTTCGTGCTTATAATGTGGCGCGACGTCGCCCGGCTGTTCCTCAGGGTGAACCAGCCCGGTTCGTGA
- a CDS encoding 1-deoxy-D-xylulose-5-phosphate reductoisomerase yields the protein MRKVAILGSTGSIGVQALDVVRANPGLLSVHSLVCGSNTALLARQSAEFPSAFPAAIRPDGASDGEGILERALDGCDIVLNAITGFAGLRASLMAASHGLPLALANKESLVTGGCLLEGHVARGLVEPVDSEHSTIARCLAGEAQRPLGIMLTASGGALRDSSPEAAEGAGPAEVLAHPTWRMGPRITVDSATLVNKAFEVLEAEWLFPGIPVDAVLHPQSIAHSLVRLADGSWKALMGTPDMRLPVQYALLGGGAPGLVADDSPADWPALRFGAIDPRRYPAFGLVKGAGRLGGTAPAAANAADEEAVAAFLAGRIRFGGIARVIEHVLERTAPRAAGSYRDLVDADEEARAVARAFLEGSC from the coding sequence GTGAGGAAGGTGGCGATCCTCGGGTCCACCGGGTCCATCGGGGTTCAGGCGCTCGACGTGGTGCGCGCGAACCCCGGCCTTCTCTCCGTCCACTCGCTGGTCTGCGGGTCGAACACGGCGCTCCTCGCCCGGCAGTCGGCCGAGTTCCCCTCCGCATTCCCGGCCGCGATCCGTCCCGACGGTGCATCCGACGGGGAGGGCATCCTCGAACGGGCGCTCGACGGCTGCGACATCGTACTCAATGCGATCACGGGGTTCGCAGGGCTCCGGGCCAGCCTCATGGCGGCCTCGCACGGGCTCCCTCTGGCCCTTGCCAACAAGGAGAGCCTCGTCACCGGAGGGTGCCTGCTCGAGGGGCATGTCGCCAGGGGGCTGGTGGAGCCCGTCGACAGCGAGCACAGCACCATCGCGAGATGCCTGGCGGGAGAGGCCCAGAGACCCCTTGGCATCATGCTGACCGCGAGCGGAGGCGCCCTCCGCGACTCGTCTCCGGAGGCCGCCGAAGGCGCCGGCCCCGCGGAGGTGCTGGCACATCCCACATGGAGGATGGGGCCCAGGATCACGGTGGATTCCGCGACGCTGGTGAACAAGGCGTTCGAGGTCCTGGAGGCCGAGTGGCTCTTCCCCGGCATCCCCGTCGACGCCGTGCTCCATCCCCAGAGCATCGCGCATTCGCTCGTGAGGCTCGCTGACGGCTCCTGGAAGGCGCTCATGGGCACCCCGGACATGCGCCTGCCCGTCCAGTACGCGCTCCTCGGCGGGGGCGCCCCCGGGCTCGTCGCGGACGACTCCCCCGCGGACTGGCCCGCCCTCCGTTTCGGGGCGATAGACCCCCGGAGATACCCCGCCTTCGGGCTTGTCAAGGGGGCCGGCAGGCTCGGGGGCACGGCACCCGCCGCCGCCAACGCCGCCGACGAGGAGGCCGTGGCGGCCTTCCTCGCGGGAAGGATACGCTTCGGCGGAATCGCCCGCGTGATCGAGCACGTTCTCGAGCGCACGGCTCCCCGGGCGGCAGGCTCATATCGTGATCTGGTCGATGCTGACGAGGAGGCCAGGGCCGTGGCCCGGGCCTTCCTGGAGGGCTCATGCTGA
- a CDS encoding phosphatidate cytidylyltransferase: protein MTARFPALARRSAGALAALAAVLLAILPDWPGSAPTIVLCALAAAGAGCEISRLSSPSAGAAGRIAQAVSTAAAAVCFAMLPRFGAFALPLPGLILSIPMMRKGNPGGSIPGVAGAGWMSMLWALGLGSIARLRAGSEGPWLALLPLVSCWAGDTAAYFAGCAFGRHRLAPGISPGKTVEGLAAGLAGSTAAAMSLGLSGGMPLGTATLAAAGFSCGLAGAFGDLLESAFKRDAGVKDSGTFLPGHGGILDRTDSIATAAPVALLLAMAAGAV from the coding sequence GTGACCGCCCGGTTCCCCGCCCTCGCGAGGCGCTCGGCCGGAGCCCTCGCCGCCCTGGCGGCCGTGCTCCTGGCCATCCTGCCCGACTGGCCGGGATCCGCCCCGACCATCGTGCTGTGCGCCCTGGCCGCCGCGGGCGCCGGCTGCGAGATCTCGAGGCTCTCATCCCCCTCCGCCGGAGCCGCCGGGCGCATCGCGCAGGCCGTCTCCACCGCAGCAGCGGCTGTATGCTTCGCCATGCTCCCGCGGTTCGGGGCCTTCGCCCTGCCGCTGCCCGGCCTGATCCTCTCGATACCGATGATGAGGAAGGGCAACCCCGGCGGATCGATCCCCGGGGTGGCCGGGGCAGGCTGGATGTCGATGCTGTGGGCGCTGGGCCTCGGATCGATCGCAAGGCTGCGGGCGGGCTCCGAAGGCCCCTGGCTCGCACTGCTGCCCCTGGTCTCGTGCTGGGCCGGCGACACGGCCGCGTACTTCGCGGGCTGCGCCTTCGGCAGGCACAGGCTGGCGCCCGGCATAAGCCCGGGCAAGACCGTCGAGGGTCTAGCGGCGGGCCTCGCCGGATCGACGGCCGCCGCGATGTCGCTCGGCCTTTCCGGGGGCATGCCTCTCGGCACGGCGACCCTGGCCGCAGCGGGGTTCTCGTGCGGCCTCGCCGGCGCATTCGGCGACCTTCTGGAATCGGCTTTCAAGAGGGACGCCGGCGTGAAGGACTCGGGAACCTTCCTGCCCGGGCACGGCGGGATCCTCGACAGGACGGACAGCATCGCCACGGCCGCGCCGGTTGCGCTGCTCTTGGCGATGGCGGCGGGGGCCGTCTAG